One region of Limnospira fusiformis SAG 85.79 genomic DNA includes:
- the miaA gene encoding tRNA (adenosine(37)-N6)-dimethylallyltransferase MiaA, whose protein sequence is MGYTNHTIDDGQLFTPPTGVIVVCGATATGKSGLGLTLAKRLETVILSADSRQVYREFDIGTAKPTLAEREQVPHYLIDICDPTETLTLADYQDRANQLIGQSHILAPRGKPLLLVGGTGLYIKAIAAGLKIPRVPPHPQLRSQLTALGQPFAYSLLQQVDPVAAQKIHPNDAVRTLRGLEVYYVTGQTISAQQGENPPNYPILQLGLTCQDPLTLTRRICDRTEAMIESGLVAEVQRLGDRYGQDLPLLKTLGYQEISQYLAGDITLATAKELTVLHTRQFAKRQNTWFKAIPQIHWFDADSTNLIDQVWETINRFLTYH, encoded by the coding sequence ATGGGATATACCAATCATACAATCGACGATGGTCAACTTTTCACTCCTCCAACTGGGGTGATTGTGGTTTGTGGCGCGACGGCTACGGGAAAATCGGGTTTGGGGTTAACTTTGGCTAAACGCCTGGAAACGGTGATTCTCAGTGCGGACTCACGCCAAGTATACCGGGAGTTTGACATCGGAACTGCTAAACCTACTTTAGCAGAAAGGGAACAAGTCCCCCATTATCTGATTGATATCTGCGATCCGACGGAAACCCTAACTCTCGCAGATTATCAGGATCGGGCTAATCAGTTAATTGGCCAATCCCATATATTAGCGCCACGGGGTAAGCCTTTACTTCTGGTGGGAGGAACTGGGTTATATATTAAGGCGATCGCCGCTGGTTTGAAAATTCCCAGAGTTCCACCACATCCCCAATTGCGATCGCAACTCACGGCTTTGGGTCAACCTTTCGCATACAGCCTTTTACAGCAAGTTGATCCTGTCGCCGCCCAAAAAATTCACCCTAATGATGCTGTACGCACCCTCAGAGGCTTAGAAGTTTATTATGTCACGGGACAAACCATCTCAGCCCAACAAGGAGAAAACCCCCCTAATTACCCGATTTTGCAGTTGGGTCTAACCTGTCAAGACCCACTTACCCTCACCCGTCGCATCTGCGATCGCACCGAGGCTATGATAGAATCTGGCTTGGTGGCGGAAGTGCAACGTTTAGGCGATCGCTACGGTCAAGATTTACCCCTATTGAAAACTTTAGGCTATCAAGAGATTAGCCAATACCTAGCTGGCGATATTACCCTCGCCACCGCCAAAGAATTGACAGTTTTGCATACTCGCCAATTTGCTAAACGACAAAACACCTGGTTTAAGGCTATTCCTCAAATTCACTGGTTTGATGCTGATAGTACCAACTTAATAGACCAAGTTTGGGAAACTATTAACCGTTTTTTAACTTATCATTAA
- the gyrB gene encoding DNA topoisomerase (ATP-hydrolyzing) subunit B has translation MTSTYSADQIQVLEGLEAVRKRPGMYIGSTGPRGLHHLVYEVVDNSVDEALAGYCTHIEVEINPDNSVRVTDDGRGIPIDTHSKTGRSALETVMTVLHAGGKFGGGGYKVSGGLHGVGISVVNALSEWVEVTVLRDHKRYVQRYERGVPVTELEEHSSKETQTGTSVCFKPDTKIFTTGIEFEYDTIASRLRELAYLNAGVRITLTDNRLELLKREEAKVESYCYEGGIKEYVTYMNREKQALHEDTIYVSGERNNVQVEVALQWCVDAYSDTILGFANNIRTVDGGTHLEGLKTVLTRTMNAIARKRNKIKDNEPNLGGENVREGLTGVISVKVPDPEFEGQTKTKLGNTEVRGIVDSLVGEVLTEFLDFNPNVADAILEKAIQAFKAAEAARRARDLVRRKSVLESSPLPGKLADCSSRDPEESEIFLVEGDSAGGSAKQGRDRRTQAILPLRGKILNIEKTDDAKIYKNNEIQSLITALGLGIKGEEFDPSQLRYHKVIIMTDADVDGAHIRTLLLTFFYRYQRELVDQGFIYIACPPLYKVERGRNHYYCYNEQQLQQQLAEFPDNANYTIQRFKGLGEMMPNQLWDTTMNPETRSIKRVEIEDAAEADHIFTVLMGDRVAPRRQFIEDHAPRLDITDLDI, from the coding sequence ATGACCAGCACGTACTCAGCAGACCAGATCCAAGTTCTTGAAGGTCTTGAAGCAGTCCGCAAACGTCCGGGGATGTATATTGGTTCTACCGGACCACGCGGCCTTCACCACTTAGTTTATGAGGTTGTTGATAACTCCGTTGATGAGGCGTTAGCTGGCTATTGCACGCACATCGAAGTTGAGATCAACCCAGATAACTCCGTCAGAGTAACTGACGATGGTCGAGGTATCCCCATTGACACCCACTCCAAAACTGGCAGATCAGCCCTAGAAACCGTAATGACTGTTCTCCATGCAGGAGGAAAGTTCGGCGGCGGTGGCTATAAGGTATCAGGCGGCTTACACGGGGTGGGTATCTCCGTTGTGAACGCTTTATCAGAATGGGTGGAAGTAACAGTATTACGAGACCACAAACGATACGTTCAACGCTACGAGCGAGGGGTTCCGGTCACAGAACTAGAGGAACACTCTAGCAAAGAAACCCAAACGGGAACTTCTGTCTGCTTTAAACCCGATACCAAGATTTTCACCACGGGGATAGAGTTTGAATATGATACCATTGCCAGCCGTTTAAGGGAACTGGCTTATCTGAATGCAGGAGTACGCATTACTCTCACCGATAACAGGCTGGAGTTACTCAAACGGGAAGAGGCTAAGGTTGAGAGTTACTGTTACGAGGGGGGCATTAAGGAATATGTTACCTACATGAACCGGGAAAAGCAGGCTCTCCACGAAGATACTATTTATGTGTCTGGTGAACGCAATAATGTTCAGGTGGAAGTGGCTCTACAGTGGTGTGTTGATGCCTACAGCGACACGATTTTGGGTTTTGCTAACAATATCCGCACCGTTGATGGTGGTACCCATTTGGAAGGGCTGAAAACTGTTCTGACTCGCACCATGAATGCGATCGCCCGTAAGCGTAATAAGATTAAGGATAATGAGCCTAACCTGGGGGGGGAAAATGTCCGGGAAGGTTTGACTGGGGTGATTTCTGTTAAGGTTCCTGACCCGGAATTTGAGGGACAAACCAAAACTAAGCTGGGAAATACCGAAGTTCGCGGAATTGTCGATTCCCTGGTCGGCGAGGTTCTGACTGAGTTTCTGGATTTTAACCCTAATGTGGCTGATGCCATTTTAGAGAAGGCTATTCAGGCTTTTAAGGCGGCGGAAGCAGCACGGCGCGCGCGGGATTTGGTGCGCCGCAAATCTGTGTTAGAATCTTCTCCGTTACCAGGAAAGTTGGCAGATTGTAGCAGCCGTGACCCGGAAGAGTCGGAAATCTTTTTGGTTGAGGGAGATAGTGCGGGTGGTAGCGCTAAACAAGGACGCGATCGCCGTACTCAGGCGATTTTACCCCTGCGTGGTAAGATTCTGAACATTGAGAAAACCGATGATGCGAAAATCTACAAAAATAATGAGATTCAATCACTAATTACCGCTTTGGGATTGGGTATTAAGGGGGAGGAGTTTGACCCGTCTCAGTTGCGCTATCACAAAGTGATCATTATGACTGATGCTGATGTTGATGGCGCTCATATTCGGACTTTGCTGTTAACCTTTTTCTATCGCTATCAGCGAGAGTTGGTTGATCAGGGTTTTATTTATATCGCCTGTCCGCCTCTTTATAAGGTGGAAAGGGGACGCAATCACTACTATTGCTATAATGAGCAACAATTGCAGCAACAATTGGCTGAGTTCCCCGATAATGCTAATTATACCATCCAACGGTTTAAAGGTTTGGGGGAAATGATGCCGAATCAACTCTGGGACACAACGATGAACCCGGAAACTCGCAGCATTAAACGGGTGGAAATTGAGGATGCGGCGGAGGCTGACCACATCTTTACCGTGTTAATGGGCGATCGGGTTGCGCCTCGTCGCCAGTTTATCGAGGATCATGCTCCTCGTTTGGATATCACTGATTTGGATATCTAA
- a CDS encoding RNA-guided endonuclease InsQ/TnpB family protein, with protein sequence MYPSPELNQVWRKWLAACRYCYNQAIALSRSGKRLSKLKLRNKVMQSDLPEWVKETPCHIRQNAIFDAYLAFSASPDARFRSCRDSSQGIKFNNTNFSSGSWYPRLTKGLTFMVSEPIPKTCGQGTQLVFTKGRWLAIFPEPVAVTPTEANGVIALDPGVRTFITGFDGSRFLEFGSGDIGRITRLCQHLDDLMSRIAKEPCRSRRRRMRQAAQRMRTKIRNLVDEAHKQIAHYLTHNYSLIFLPTFETSDMVAKVKRLIRSKTARAMLTWAHYRFKLTLRHQGEITGTTVVDVTEEYTSKTCTHCGHVHSQLGGSKVFRCPECGFTLPRDWNGAFGIFLKALRDTASVTLTGNSAIVALSGNSRINVA encoded by the coding sequence ATTTACCCCAGCCCCGAGCTAAATCAAGTCTGGCGTAAATGGCTGGCTGCTTGTCGGTATTGCTACAACCAAGCAATTGCATTATCCCGGAGTGGTAAACGACTAAGCAAGTTAAAGTTACGCAATAAAGTGATGCAGAGTGACTTACCCGAATGGGTCAAAGAAACACCCTGCCACATTCGGCAAAATGCCATCTTTGATGCCTATCTCGCCTTTTCAGCCAGTCCTGATGCCAGGTTTAGAAGTTGTCGTGACAGCTCTCAAGGGATTAAGTTCAATAATACTAATTTCTCTTCAGGGAGTTGGTATCCAAGACTAACGAAAGGATTAACTTTCATGGTTTCCGAACCCATCCCTAAAACTTGCGGGCAAGGGACTCAGTTGGTGTTTACCAAAGGTCGATGGTTGGCGATTTTCCCTGAACCAGTTGCCGTTACCCCAACTGAAGCGAATGGCGTAATTGCATTAGACCCGGGTGTGCGAACTTTCATAACTGGGTTTGATGGCTCTCGGTTTCTGGAATTTGGCTCCGGGGATATAGGACGCATTACTAGGCTATGTCAACATTTGGATGATTTGATGAGCCGAATCGCCAAGGAACCCTGTCGTTCAAGAAGGCGACGGATGAGGCAAGCGGCTCAACGAATGAGAACTAAAATCCGGAATTTAGTGGATGAAGCCCACAAACAAATTGCTCACTACTTGACTCACAACTACAGCCTAATTTTTTTGCCCACCTTCGAGACTTCCGATATGGTTGCCAAGGTGAAGCGTCTAATCAGGTCTAAGACTGCCCGAGCCATGCTGACATGGGCGCATTATCGATTCAAACTAACCCTGAGACATCAAGGGGAAATAACTGGAACCACAGTTGTAGATGTGACGGAAGAATACACCAGCAAAACCTGTACTCACTGTGGTCATGTGCATTCCCAGCTAGGTGGCTCAAAAGTGTTCCGATGTCCTGAGTGCGGGTTCACTCTACCCAGGGACTGGAACGGTGCTTTTGGAATCTTTCTAAAAGCTTTGCGGGATACCGCCTCTGTTACCTTAACGGGTAATAGTGCTATCGTCGCATTGTCAGGCAATAGCCGGATAAATGTCGCGTAA